A section of the Clostridium omnivorum genome encodes:
- a CDS encoding sigma-70 family RNA polymerase sigma factor — protein MKISEDNLVVELKKRNPKALDFIVDNYGGLIKAIVKKTLYKFEGSGCVDECMNDVFLAVWDNIDKFYKENSFKSWVAAIAKYKSIDYQRKLIKELHNEDIDALDLKYKAVLESEILAKENREEMMKLLSNLKEEDKEIFMRRYFQEQSTEDIGKQMGINREAVNNRLSRGRKKLKSIILGEEGK, from the coding sequence GTGAAAATCAGCGAGGATAATTTAGTAGTAGAGCTGAAAAAGAGAAATCCTAAGGCTTTAGATTTTATTGTTGATAATTATGGGGGGCTTATAAAAGCCATAGTTAAGAAAACTTTATATAAATTTGAGGGCAGCGGCTGTGTTGATGAATGTATGAATGATGTTTTCTTAGCTGTTTGGGACAATATAGATAAGTTTTACAAGGAAAACAGCTTTAAGAGTTGGGTGGCGGCCATTGCTAAGTACAAGTCCATAGATTATCAAAGAAAATTAATTAAGGAACTACATAATGAGGATATTGATGCACTTGATTTAAAGTATAAGGCGGTGCTTGAGAGCGAAATCTTAGCCAAGGAAAATCGTGAAGAGATGATGAAGCTTTTAAGCAACTTAAAAGAAGAAGATAAAGAAATATTTATGCGAAGATACTTTCAGGAACAAAGCACAGAAGATATAGGTAAACAGATGGGGATTAATAGAGAAGCAGTAAATAATAGGCTGAGCAGAGGAAGGAAAAAGCTCAAGTCAATAATATTAGGTGAGGAGGGTAAATGA
- a CDS encoding cysteine-rich CWC family protein encodes MGKLQFKELCLSIEYDIIFTRLRDNLIRGVILVGVTGEERICPICGKDNNCQHGQGGCWCDNIKVPKQVLDLVPEDKKGKACICKACIEKYS; translated from the coding sequence GTGGGTAAACTGCAATTTAAAGAATTATGTTTAAGCATAGAATATGATATAATTTTTACAAGATTGAGGGATAATCTCATAAGAGGAGTGATATTAGTGGGTGTAACAGGAGAAGAGAGAATTTGTCCGATTTGTGGGAAGGATAACAACTGCCAGCATGGACAGGGTGGATGCTGGTGCGATAACATAAAAGTACCAAAACAGGTTTTAGATTTAGTACCTGAAGATAAAAAGGGAAAAGCCTGCATATGCAAAGCTTGTATAGAGAAGTACAGCTAG
- a CDS encoding tetratricopeptide repeat protein, translating into MTQGIKIDEIKIYYLEKINVINNLEELEEVINICQQLNLKEVLLHAHSKKAEILYESGEYTKAFIIYNSVLELSYSLNKEILPDIYNKMGKCMLGNLKYEEALPYFEKAYGLAVRIKDTNVEKYALFNIAFDYKKLNFIDECLSILESYISLIDVNCEFNDYIDGIVLQANCYIAKREFYKALQIYEAALELFEDEEDTRLGYIYNNLGVVNFETNRIDEAIYYFEKAQSIRRGRDLLNLSHTLIDKAAVHFIIGDNEKALELANEGISMASEFHDREYELKGYYLLENFYKNSCSFEELKEVYKKIINILGDKQQITKIYAKLALLHIENHEIEASKEYLSRIVEL; encoded by the coding sequence TTGACTCAAGGAATTAAAATAGATGAAATAAAAATATATTATTTAGAAAAAATTAATGTAATAAACAACCTAGAAGAATTAGAAGAAGTAATTAACATTTGTCAGCAGCTAAATTTAAAAGAGGTTTTATTACATGCTCATAGCAAAAAAGCGGAAATTCTATATGAGAGTGGTGAATATACCAAAGCTTTTATAATATACAACAGTGTTTTAGAGCTCAGCTATAGTTTGAATAAGGAGATTTTACCGGATATCTATAATAAGATGGGCAAGTGTATGCTTGGGAATTTGAAATATGAGGAAGCTTTACCTTACTTTGAAAAAGCATATGGATTAGCAGTTAGGATTAAAGATACTAATGTTGAAAAATATGCACTATTTAATATTGCATTTGACTATAAAAAGCTTAATTTTATAGATGAATGCTTATCAATATTAGAGAGTTATATTTCGTTAATAGATGTAAACTGTGAATTCAACGATTATATTGATGGAATAGTATTACAAGCTAATTGCTATATAGCTAAGAGGGAGTTTTATAAGGCACTACAGATTTATGAAGCAGCACTGGAACTGTTTGAGGATGAAGAGGACACTCGGTTAGGTTATATATATAATAATTTAGGTGTAGTAAATTTTGAAACAAATAGGATAGATGAAGCTATATACTATTTTGAAAAGGCGCAAAGCATTAGAAGGGGAAGGGACTTGTTAAATTTGTCTCATACTTTGATAGATAAAGCTGCTGTGCATTTTATAATAGGTGATAATGAAAAAGCATTGGAACTAGCTAATGAGGGCATATCCATGGCCAGCGAGTTTCATGATAGAGAATATGAGCTTAAAGGATACTATTTATTAGAGAATTTTTATAAAAATAGCTGCAGCTTTGAAGAACTTAAGGAAGTTTATAAGAAAATAATAAATATACTAGGTGATAAGCAGCAGATAACAAAGATCTATGCCAAGTTGGCTTTACTGCATATTGAAAACCATGAAATTGAAGCATCAAAAGAATATTTAAGTAGAATTGTTGAATTATAA
- a CDS encoding DUF1259 domain-containing protein — protein MSKKCNLCEEFADILDAEILTSTRDLCVVTFLRDIPAEILGRPTHSPLALAALFSFESPDEQGRTLNLGETVILQEEINEFITVLRRHGIKITALHNHWLFDQPRLMYIHFEAIDKPLTFARNVADALQTLKY, from the coding sequence ATGTCAAAAAAGTGTAATTTATGCGAAGAATTTGCTGATATACTTGATGCCGAAATTCTAACTTCTACAAGAGATTTATGCGTTGTAACCTTCCTCAGAGATATACCTGCGGAGATACTTGGAAGACCCACTCACTCTCCACTAGCCTTAGCTGCTCTGTTCTCCTTTGAATCTCCCGATGAGCAAGGTAGAACACTAAATTTAGGGGAAACAGTTATACTTCAAGAAGAAATTAACGAATTTATTACTGTGCTCAGAAGACATGGCATTAAAATAACAGCACTTCACAATCATTGGTTATTTGATCAACCAAGATTAATGTATATTCACTTTGAAGCTATAGACAAACCATTAACTTTTGCTAGAAATGTAGCAGATGCTCTTCAAACTTTAAAATACTAG
- a CDS encoding YsnF/AvaK domain-containing protein, with translation MSKLFDIFGDDNEEAKSEDNGNLRLRKEELDINKKRVQTGEVELSKEIVEEQKTVDVPVTHEEVVIERRSVDNEASDSPIGESETIRIPVSEEQVDVDKHTVITGEVSAHKREVEETKHVDETLKREEARVNSTGDVDVINEDESGLH, from the coding sequence ATGAGTAAATTATTTGATATTTTTGGTGATGATAATGAAGAAGCAAAATCAGAAGATAACGGAAATTTACGCCTTCGCAAAGAAGAATTGGATATTAATAAAAAGCGAGTTCAAACTGGTGAAGTAGAGTTAAGTAAAGAAATAGTGGAAGAGCAAAAAACTGTAGACGTACCCGTAACTCATGAAGAAGTTGTTATTGAAAGAAGATCTGTAGATAATGAAGCTTCTGATTCTCCAATTGGTGAAAGCGAAACTATACGTATACCTGTAAGTGAAGAACAAGTTGATGTGGATAAGCACACTGTAATTACTGGTGAGGTAAGTGCTCATAAACGTGAAGTTGAAGAAACCAAACATGTTGACGAGACTTTAAAAAGAGAAGAAGCCCGTGTAAACTCCACAGGAGATGTAGATGTTATTAATGAAGATGAAAGCGGTCTTCACTAA
- the uvsE gene encoding UV DNA damage repair endonuclease UvsE has product MTFKIRVGYACTPISITYKTSRSFMLKNFNEKIFNECVSSNIADLESILKWNIKNDIYMFRISSDIIPFASHPVNDIKWWDSFGSELKECGQIIKDNNIRVSMHPGQYTVLNSPNNEVVVKSIADLEYHCRFLDSLGVDYSNKIILHVGGVYGDKTNAMENFKSNFNRLSTSAKKRLVVENDERSYTIEEVLSICKQLNIPAVFDNLHHKLNPCNLELEEIIKQVKSTWKAEDGHMKLHYSDKDMEKRGGAHSKFVITKNFLDYIESLKGVETDIMLEVKDKEISALKCVYALNDKTKVSRRTEQWAKYKYSVMEKNYSYYKKCSSLINSDVPMATVYTYIDQCLNQPFEEGSFINTAEHVYGYVKDKVTAKEKENYKQLLMNAEENRIKIKALLQKLCKKYKADFINDSYYFIY; this is encoded by the coding sequence ATGACTTTTAAAATCAGAGTAGGATATGCTTGTACGCCTATTTCAATTACGTACAAAACCTCAAGAAGCTTTATGCTAAAGAATTTTAATGAAAAGATATTCAATGAATGTGTTAGTAGCAATATAGCAGACTTAGAGAGCATTCTAAAGTGGAATATTAAAAATGATATATATATGTTTAGAATAAGCTCTGATATTATTCCTTTTGCAAGCCATCCAGTTAATGATATTAAATGGTGGGATAGTTTTGGCTCAGAGCTTAAAGAGTGTGGACAGATTATAAAGGATAATAATATAAGAGTATCAATGCATCCAGGGCAGTACACAGTTTTAAATTCTCCTAATAACGAAGTGGTGGTAAAGAGCATTGCGGATTTGGAATATCACTGCAGATTTCTCGATTCACTTGGGGTAGATTACAGCAATAAAATCATACTTCATGTAGGTGGGGTATATGGTGATAAGACAAATGCAATGGAAAACTTCAAATCAAATTTTAACAGACTTTCTACTTCAGCTAAAAAAAGGCTGGTGGTTGAAAACGATGAAAGGAGCTATACCATAGAAGAGGTTTTAAGTATATGCAAACAGCTTAATATCCCTGCTGTATTTGATAACCTTCATCATAAGCTTAATCCATGTAATTTAGAGCTGGAAGAAATCATAAAACAAGTTAAAAGTACTTGGAAAGCGGAGGATGGACACATGAAGCTTCATTATTCTGATAAGGATATGGAAAAAAGAGGGGGAGCTCATTCTAAGTTTGTAATTACTAAGAATTTTTTAGATTATATAGAGAGTTTAAAGGGTGTAGAGACTGATATTATGCTGGAAGTGAAGGATAAAGAAATATCTGCATTAAAATGTGTCTATGCTCTTAATGATAAAACAAAGGTTTCAAGGAGAACGGAACAGTGGGCAAAATACAAATACAGCGTAATGGAAAAGAATTATTCCTATTATAAAAAGTGCAGCAGCTTAATAAATTCGGATGTGCCAATGGCAACGGTGTATACATATATAGATCAGTGCCTCAATCAGCCTTTTGAGGAAGGTAGTTTTATAAATACCGCAGAGCATGTGTATGGTTATGTGAAAGATAAAGTAACTGCAAAGGAAAAGGAAAACTATAAGCAGCTTTTAATGAATGCAGAAGAAAATAGAATAAAAATAAAGGCACTACTGCAAAAGCTGTGTAAAAAGTACAAGGCTGATTTTATAAATGATTCCTACTACTTTATTTATTAA